The Crocosphaera subtropica ATCC 51142 genome includes a window with the following:
- a CDS encoding alpha/beta fold hydrolase, producing MTHQQPWEKRIGRQRQWIWRGWPIRYTFLPGKHEEKPPLMLLHGFGAAVEHWRHNIPTLGQQYRVYALDLLGFGRSQKAATEYTVYLWAEQIYDFWRTFIGQPVILVGNSIGSLVCLTVALKYPEMVAGLTMLSLPDVSLRQETIPKRLRPIVNTIEGLFAPPLFLRTLFNIIRRPGVIRPWVGIAYYDKSAITDELVDMITIPPQDKGAARTFCLLFEGLRKPNYAPPVKTILPHLTIPMLLVWGRQDRMVPVSLASQFAKLNPKITLKELDNAGHCPHDECPDRFNQIFLHWLETVNKDL from the coding sequence GTGACTCATCAACAACCTTGGGAGAAGCGTATCGGACGGCAAAGACAATGGATTTGGCGAGGTTGGCCAATTCGTTACACTTTTTTACCGGGTAAACATGAGGAGAAACCTCCTTTAATGTTATTACATGGATTTGGGGCGGCCGTCGAACATTGGCGACACAATATACCAACTTTAGGACAACAGTATCGAGTTTATGCTTTAGATTTATTGGGATTTGGGCGATCGCAAAAAGCAGCCACAGAATACACTGTGTATCTATGGGCCGAACAGATTTATGATTTTTGGCGCACCTTTATCGGTCAACCGGTTATTTTAGTGGGCAATTCTATCGGTTCTTTGGTCTGTCTAACGGTAGCCTTGAAATATCCTGAAATGGTGGCAGGGTTAACTATGCTGAGTTTACCGGATGTTTCTTTGAGACAAGAAACCATACCCAAAAGATTACGACCAATTGTCAATACTATTGAAGGGTTATTTGCCCCCCCTTTGTTCTTAAGAACCCTCTTTAATATTATCCGTCGACCTGGGGTTATTCGCCCTTGGGTTGGGATTGCTTATTACGATAAATCAGCCATTACCGATGAATTAGTAGATATGATTACCATTCCCCCTCAAGATAAAGGGGCAGCGAGAACATTTTGTTTATTATTTGAAGGACTCAGAAAGCCTAATTATGCCCCTCCTGTTAAAACGATTTTACCTCATTTAACCATTCCTATGTTATTAGTTTGGGGTCGCCAAGATAGAATGGTTCCTGTTAGTTTAGCCTCTCAATTTGCTAAGTTAAATCCTAAAATTACGTTAAAAGAATTAGATAATGCTGGTCATTGTCCTCACGATGAATGTCCTGATCGCTTTAATCAGATTTTTTTGCATTGGCTAGAAACAGTAAATAAAGACCTGTGA
- the infC gene encoding translation initiation factor IF-3, with amino-acid sequence MIDKRRTQRDLPKINERIRFPEVRVIDSDGSQLGIITPEEALNVAQERDLDLVLVSETAKPPVCRIMDYGKYKFEQEKKAREAKKKQHTADVKEVKMRYKISEHDYQVRVNQAKRFLKSGDKVKATITFRGREIQHSNLAQELLSRMAADLKELAEIQQAPKREGRNMMMLMSPKKESK; translated from the coding sequence GTGATAGATAAAAGACGCACACAACGCGATCTCCCCAAAATCAACGAAAGAATCCGCTTCCCCGAAGTTCGAGTCATCGATAGTGATGGTTCACAATTAGGGATTATTACCCCTGAAGAAGCCTTAAATGTTGCTCAAGAACGAGATTTAGACCTGGTATTAGTTAGCGAAACCGCTAAACCTCCCGTGTGCCGTATTATGGACTACGGTAAATATAAATTTGAACAGGAGAAAAAAGCCAGGGAAGCTAAGAAAAAACAACACACGGCTGACGTTAAGGAAGTGAAAATGCGCTATAAAATATCAGAGCATGATTATCAAGTGCGAGTCAATCAGGCTAAACGCTTTCTGAAGTCAGGGGATAAAGTCAAAGCAACCATTACCTTTCGAGGGCGAGAAATACAACACTCTAACCTAGCACAAGAGTTATTGAGTCGCATGGCCGCTGATTTGAAAGAATTAGCAGAAATTCAACAAGCTCCAAAACGAGAAGGCCGTAACATGATGATGTTAATGAGTCCGAAAAAAGAGTCAAAATGA
- a CDS encoding DUF6174 domain-containing protein encodes MKILQFFTLLVIGLLMVMLVNVMAMSANGESNSLLLEKLKENHQLWRSQQIENYQYIYQQRCFCPLPSNAPLKVSVKNDKITQVVNLNNNQVLTDLTLPKTIEELFNIIKEAIKRNADEILITYDVTWGYPTRVAIDYQKILADDEITYTVENLSKLN; translated from the coding sequence ATGAAAATTTTGCAATTCTTTACTTTATTAGTAATAGGATTATTGATGGTAATGTTGGTGAATGTTATGGCTATGTCTGCTAATGGTGAGAGTAATTCCCTCTTACTAGAAAAATTAAAAGAAAATCATCAATTATGGCGATCGCAACAGATAGAAAATTATCAATATATCTATCAACAACGATGTTTTTGTCCCCTCCCAAGCAATGCCCCTCTCAAAGTTTCCGTTAAAAATGATAAAATTACTCAAGTTGTTAATTTAAACAATAATCAAGTTCTCACCGATTTAACATTACCAAAAACCATTGAGGAACTGTTTAACATTATTAAAGAAGCCATTAAACGCAATGCTGATGAAATTTTAATTACTTATGATGTGACTTGGGGTTATCCAACCCGTGTGGCTATCGACTATCAAAAAATCTTAGCAGATGATGAAATAACCTATACGGTTGAAAACTTGAGCAAACTAAATTAA
- a CDS encoding diflavin flavoprotein has protein sequence MIKPRDVQVCPIASDTIVMRSRTWERLKFEIEYGLKRGTTANSYLIQGDKIALIDPPGESFTEIFLKALQERIDPTTIDYLILGHVNPNRGETIKALLKIAPQITIICSNPGALLLPNLLLPEFPPKLKVVKGEDILDLGKGHQLEFITTPNPRYPAQLCTYDPKTEILYTDKLFGSHVCGDQIFDEGWSVYAEDRRYYFDCLIAPYAKQINTALEKLSRKPAQIYGTGHGPLVRYGLRELTDSYQQWLEAQKANTLSVALIYASAYGNTATLSQAIASGITKAGVRVESINAEVAEPDDIKEAINNCSGFIFGSPTLGGHAPTQIQTALGITLANADKSKLAGVFGSYGWSGEAIDLLESKFRDGGYQFGFDPIRVKFSPTQATLKTCEEAGTDFAQAVKKAQKRRQPKNSVSQSQTDRLQQALGRIVGSLSIVTCQEEELSGAMLASWISQATFNPPGFTVAVAKERAIESLLHKGNSFVLNILREGDHIGLMKHFLKPFSPGEDRFEGVKTQVADNGSPILQDALAYLECKVGDRMECGDHWVIYAIVTKGEVLQDGVTAIHHRKSGSHY, from the coding sequence ATGATTAAACCTAGAGATGTACAAGTTTGTCCCATTGCTTCTGATACTATTGTCATGCGATCACGGACATGGGAACGATTAAAATTTGAAATTGAATACGGACTTAAACGGGGAACCACCGCTAATTCTTACCTTATTCAAGGGGATAAAATTGCCTTGATTGATCCCCCAGGGGAATCCTTTACGGAAATCTTTTTAAAAGCCCTTCAAGAACGTATTGATCCGACTACTATTGATTATTTAATTTTGGGTCATGTTAACCCCAACCGAGGGGAAACCATTAAGGCGTTACTGAAAATTGCTCCCCAGATTACCATTATTTGTTCTAATCCAGGGGCATTGCTATTACCTAATCTTTTATTACCTGAATTTCCCCCTAAGTTAAAAGTGGTCAAAGGGGAAGATATCTTAGATTTGGGGAAAGGACATCAACTCGAATTTATTACAACCCCGAACCCTCGTTACCCGGCTCAACTCTGTACCTACGACCCGAAAACAGAGATTCTCTACACGGATAAACTATTTGGGTCCCATGTGTGCGGAGATCAAATTTTTGATGAAGGGTGGAGTGTTTATGCTGAAGATCGACGCTATTATTTTGATTGTTTGATCGCTCCCTATGCTAAACAAATTAACACCGCTTTAGAAAAATTAAGCCGTAAACCGGCTCAGATTTATGGAACTGGTCACGGGCCATTAGTCCGTTATGGGTTAAGGGAGTTAACGGACTCCTATCAACAGTGGTTAGAAGCACAAAAAGCAAACACCCTTAGCGTTGCACTTATTTACGCCTCTGCTTACGGCAATACAGCGACTTTATCCCAAGCGATCGCCAGTGGTATTACCAAAGCCGGCGTGAGGGTGGAATCTATCAACGCAGAAGTCGCTGAACCAGATGACATCAAAGAAGCCATTAATAACTGTTCCGGGTTTATTTTTGGTTCCCCTACCTTGGGCGGCCACGCGCCAACTCAGATCCAAACGGCCTTAGGGATCACCCTAGCCAATGCGGATAAGTCGAAACTAGCTGGTGTATTTGGCTCCTATGGCTGGAGTGGAGAAGCCATAGACCTCTTAGAAAGTAAATTTCGGGATGGGGGTTATCAATTCGGTTTCGACCCCATCAGGGTGAAATTTAGCCCCACTCAGGCAACGCTAAAAACTTGTGAGGAAGCCGGGACGGACTTTGCTCAAGCGGTGAAAAAAGCCCAAAAACGCCGTCAACCGAAGAATTCTGTCAGTCAGTCTCAGACTGATCGCCTACAACAAGCTTTAGGACGTATTGTAGGGTCATTGTCCATTGTTACCTGTCAAGAGGAAGAGTTAAGTGGGGCGATGTTGGCTTCTTGGATCTCTCAAGCGACGTTTAACCCTCCTGGTTTTACGGTAGCAGTGGCAAAAGAACGGGCGATCGAATCGTTGTTACATAAGGGTAATTCTTTTGTCTTGAATATTCTCAGAGAAGGGGATCATATTGGGTTAATGAAGCATTTTCTGAAGCCCTTTTCTCCTGGTGAAGATCGCTTTGAGGGAGTGAAAACACAGGTTGCTGATAATGGTTCTCCCATTTTGCAAGATGCATTAGCTTATTTAGAGTGTAAGGTAGGCGATCGCATGGAATGTGGGGATCATTGGGTGATTTATGCGATCGTTACCAAAGGTGAAGTGTTGCAAGATGGCGTAACTGCGATCCATCATCGTAAGTCTGGTAGTCATTATTAA
- a CDS encoding type II toxin-antitoxin system HicA family toxin translates to MNKKQRKIYDALFAEPIRRNILWNDVVSLIKGIGGKVVQGDGSRVRFDLNEISLNIHSPHPQKELKRYQVKAIREFLIKAGIK, encoded by the coding sequence ATGAACAAAAAACAGCGTAAAATATATGATGCTCTTTTTGCTGAACCCATTCGACGCAATATCCTATGGAATGATGTCGTAAGTTTAATTAAAGGGATAGGAGGTAAAGTCGTTCAGGGAGATGGTTCAAGAGTCAGATTTGATCTTAATGAGATTTCCCTTAATATTCATTCTCCCCACCCTCAAAAAGAACTAAAAAGATATCAAGTTAAAGCGATTCGTGAATTTTTAATTAAAGCAGGAATTAAATGA
- a CDS encoding type II toxin-antitoxin system HicB family antitoxin has translation MKYKGYEAKIEYDEEDRLFFGRVINIKDVIVFDGLSVDELEQAFHEVIDEYLSDCQTLNKTPEKPISQLSSLMSGE, from the coding sequence ATGAAATACAAAGGATATGAAGCAAAAATTGAGTATGACGAAGAAGACCGTTTATTTTTTGGTCGTGTTATTAATATAAAAGATGTTATTGTTTTTGATGGCTTATCTGTTGATGAATTAGAACAAGCTTTTCATGAGGTTATTGACGAATATTTATCAGATTGTCAAACATTGAATAAAACCCCAGAGAAACCCATCTCTCAATTATCATCATTGATGAGTGGAGAATGA